A genomic segment from Halorussus sp. MSC15.2 encodes:
- a CDS encoding DUF309 domain-containing protein, which produces MDDHLRAGIAIYNDGEYHAAHDAWEDHWLDLESGTDDERFLHGLIQFTAAVHHAHDANWTGVRGLAESGATYLADLPADYREVNVGEVRTYLRAVAADPEHVERAALPRLTYEGVALRPEDLRFDAAAVAAAVLAEEYGYDEETVEKAVAYARDDLDDEKATSQFVTFVMDFARDAANRGIIFQRMAGAVGKRDHRESDVEGLFD; this is translated from the coding sequence ATGGACGACCACCTCCGGGCCGGTATCGCCATCTACAACGACGGCGAGTACCACGCGGCCCACGACGCGTGGGAGGACCACTGGCTCGACTTGGAGTCGGGCACCGACGACGAGCGGTTCCTCCACGGCCTGATTCAGTTCACGGCCGCGGTCCACCACGCCCACGACGCGAATTGGACGGGCGTCCGCGGTCTCGCCGAGAGCGGGGCGACGTACCTCGCCGACCTCCCGGCGGACTACCGCGAAGTGAACGTCGGCGAGGTGCGGACGTACCTCCGGGCCGTCGCCGCCGACCCGGAACACGTCGAACGCGCTGCGCTGCCGCGCCTGACCTACGAGGGCGTGGCGCTCAGGCCCGAGGACCTGCGCTTCGACGCGGCCGCGGTCGCCGCCGCGGTGCTGGCCGAGGAGTACGGCTACGACGAGGAGACCGTCGAGAAGGCGGTGGCGTACGCCCGCGACGACCTCGACGACGAGAAGGCGACCAGTCAGTTCGTGACGTTCGTGATGGACTTCGCACGCGACGCTGCGAATCGAGGTATCATCTTCCAGCGAATGGCGGGCGCGGTGGGAAAGCGCGACCACAGAGAATCGGACGTGGAAGGCCTGTTCGACTGA
- a CDS encoding PQQ-binding-like beta-propeller repeat protein — translation MHRRHLLAVAGSVTLFDTAGCATNACSPSETDAVDPPPTAWLRPRYGPTNAGAPTSGKRRPTERAPPDDPATAWTYDVPDDGVTSAPVVADGTVYVATGLPDRSRQERTDGSLFAIDPETGTENWSSVLPKGATGPPTIAGNQVVVGARDGILRGFDTDGKLQWRIGFDSAPNTPAVVGDMAYLTTVNGTVRAAELGSSDACWTHSQMRPRDHLGFGRTYFSEAKPAVTDGVVYAATATSSSSEGRDIQHSRLLAIDAETGERRWQYWFDADEPPRTPAVRDGVVYVAGGDALHAVNVASGERRWSFATGYRTSSAPAIADGTVYCSSKNVYALDAETGDEQWRHVNEAISGTRNHDDVTALTNAPTVVGNTVYVAFGALDAETGEKEWGEFGNRTDSEYYYLTDRDAAAAGGPALADGAAFVTATYGTVHRFGDA, via the coding sequence ATGCACCGCCGCCACCTCCTCGCGGTTGCTGGCAGTGTCACCCTGTTCGACACCGCCGGTTGCGCGACGAACGCCTGCTCGCCCTCCGAGACCGACGCAGTCGACCCGCCGCCGACGGCGTGGCTCCGGCCGCGCTACGGTCCGACGAACGCGGGCGCACCGACGAGTGGGAAGCGACGGCCGACCGAACGCGCCCCTCCCGACGACCCTGCGACAGCGTGGACCTACGACGTGCCCGACGACGGCGTGACCAGCGCGCCAGTCGTCGCCGACGGCACCGTCTACGTCGCCACGGGTCTCCCCGACCGGTCCCGGCAGGAGAGGACGGACGGCTCGCTGTTCGCAATCGACCCCGAGACTGGGACCGAAAATTGGTCGAGCGTGCTTCCGAAGGGCGCGACCGGGCCGCCGACGATTGCAGGGAATCAAGTGGTCGTGGGCGCGCGTGACGGCATTCTTCGCGGATTCGATACGGACGGTAAACTGCAGTGGAGAATCGGTTTCGACTCGGCACCGAACACCCCGGCCGTCGTCGGCGATATGGCCTACTTGACGACCGTGAACGGGACCGTTCGCGCCGCGGAACTCGGGAGCAGCGACGCCTGCTGGACCCACTCGCAGATGCGACCCCGCGACCACCTCGGCTTCGGTCGAACCTACTTCTCGGAAGCCAAACCGGCGGTCACTGACGGCGTCGTCTACGCCGCAACGGCGACGAGCAGCAGTTCCGAAGGCCGGGACATCCAGCACAGTCGCCTACTTGCCATCGACGCCGAGACCGGTGAGCGCCGCTGGCAGTACTGGTTCGACGCCGACGAACCGCCCCGGACGCCCGCGGTCCGAGACGGCGTCGTCTACGTCGCGGGCGGTGACGCGCTTCACGCCGTCAACGTCGCGTCGGGCGAGCGCCGCTGGTCGTTCGCCACCGGCTATCGGACGAGCAGTGCCCCCGCAATCGCGGACGGAACCGTCTACTGCTCCTCGAAGAACGTCTACGCGCTCGACGCCGAAACCGGCGACGAGCAGTGGCGACACGTCAACGAGGCCATTTCCGGGACGAGAAACCACGACGACGTGACCGCGCTCACGAACGCTCCCACGGTCGTCGGGAACACCGTCTACGTCGCGTTCGGCGCGCTCGACGCCGAAACGGGCGAGAAAGAGTGGGGCGAGTTTGGGAATCGGACCGACAGCGAGTACTACTATCTGACCGACCGCGACGCCGCGGCCGCCGGAGGTCCCGCGCTCGCGGACGGCGCGGCGTTCGTGACCGCGACGTACGGAACCGTTCACAGGTTCGGTGACGCATGA